Within Paenibacillus sp. J23TS9, the genomic segment GCGATGCATTGTTTGACGAGTGTCAGGAACATCTCCTTCTCCATAATGAACATTTCCATATACACGTTGGCGTGATCCCGCTCTCGGTGGATATCGGTCACCCGTCCGCTTTCGTCTACATCCAGGCGGGTGCACGACTGGTGTTCCGGTTGAAGCTGATCAACCTTCGTGTAAATAAGAGTGACATCCGCCCCCTGCTCCAGGTGATGTTCATAGGCATCGCAGAAATCAACGTTGCTTAAATGCTGGCTTCCGGAATACACCACATATTTAGCCGAGCCACGCTCGAAAAAGTCCTGGTTGTTATGAATATGCTGTAGTTCACCCGTGGAAACATCCGAAGGATCATTCCAATCGGGAGGCAAAATGAACAGTCCGCCTCGTTTGCGGTCCAAATCCCACGGACGCCCCTCACCAAGATGATCCATCAGCGAGCGGTATTTGCGGCGGACAAACAGCGCGATATCCAGCACGCCTGCATGCATCATATTGGACATTACAAAGTCGATCAGCCGGTACCGTCCGGCAAAAGGTACAGCTGCCCCGCAACGGAAATAGGTTAGCTCATTTAATTGATCAAGCTCATGATCCAGATTAATGACTCCCATGAGTTGTTTCATGACGACACACCGTCCTTTTTTCTTAAATAGTGGGGGTTGGAAATGCGGCATTCGCGCTCGGTGCCGTTTCATGTTCATTCGTGATCAATAATATTTCGCTGTTATCTTCACGGCCAGCACCAATGACGGCACCGTCTTCAATCACCATATTCTCAGTAATGATTGCACGGTGAATGCGCACATTTCGGCCGATTTTCACCTGCGGCATGATAACGGAATCCGTCACCACGCTGCCCTCTCCCACTTCAACGCCATAAAAAAGAACAGAGTGATTCACCTCTCCATAAACGGAGCATCCCTCATTGATCATGCAATTTCGCACCTTCGCCCCAGGCGCAATATACTCGGCAGGCTGATTCGGGTTCCGTGTGTATATCCGCCATTCCGGATCATTCAAATTGAGCTCCGAATACTCCGACAGCAGATCCATGTTCGCTTCCCACAGGCTATCTATCGTACCGACATCCTTCCAGTAACCCTGGAACGGATAAGCATATAACGTTTTTTCTTCAGCGAGCATCAGCGGAATGATGTCTTTACCAAAGTCGTGGCTTGTATCCGGATGATCCAGATTTTGCAGCAAGTATTTCTTCAGAATATCCCATTTGAACAAATACACGCCCATGGATGCCAAGGTGCTTTTCGGCTTTGCCGGCTTCTCTTCGAACTCATAAATGCGCAGGTCATCATCTGTGTTTAAAATTCCGAAGCGCGTGGCTTCCTCCAAGGTGACATCAATGACCGAAATGGTGCAGTCGGCATTTTTCTCCTTGTGATAGTCCAGCATGCGTTCATAATCCATCTTGTATATGTGATCGCCGGACAAAATCAGCACATGCTCCGGATCGTATTGTTCAATAAACTTCAGGTTCCGGTAGATCGCATCTGCCGTACCCCGGTACCAGCTTGTTCCATCCTCACGCTCGTAAGGCGGCAGTACATAAACGCCCCCGCTTCGCCGGTCCATGTCCCAGTCGCTGCCGACCCCAATATATGAATGCAGCACGAGCGGCTCGTATTGGGTCAATACGCCCACGGTATCGATGCCTGAATTAGAGCAGTTGCTCAAAGGAAAATCAATGATCCGGTATGTACCTCCAAAATACACCGCAGGCTTTGCCAGCGTCTTGGTCAACCCTTTGAGACGTTTGCCCTGTCCACCTGCTAGCAGCATGGCCACTACTTCTTTTCTCTTCATGGCTGATTCTCCTTTATTCAAATTAAGGATTCGGTTAAAAATCCTGAAGACACGAATACGCAGCACAAAAATGACGGGCTGGTGTCATGGCTGCAATTCTCATATAGCGCCCGGCCATACGGACAGTGATCCCTATGCACTATTAAACGTGAAACTTGCTTGGTAATCCCAGTTGGTATACATTGGGTGAATTTCATGATTAAGAGAATGGACAGCATCATAGATGAGCCTGTTCATCGTATCCGGCCGCTTCGCGGACGAGCAGATCTTCAACAGGAATAAAAAAGAGGAAGAGAATTTCATTCATAGATGAGTAAGAGGTCAGGGCCGCATTCAGCGGCAGTTTCTTGCGGTAAAAAGAAGTGGTACTCTTGGAGTGTTACTTTATTATATCTTATGAAAAACATCTATAGAAGTATCTCGTGGGAGTTTCCCCGCTTATATTGAAAGTAATTATTGTTATATAGAGATGAAGGGCTCTATGAAGTTCAAATGCGTCTAAATACAAGAGAAAGAGACCTGGTAAACAGGTCTCTTTCTCTTGTTAAATAGCCGGATGAAAGTTATTTCTGCTCCTGCATCTCCGGCTGAGTTTTCTTTAAATATGCCCGCCAAGTGATACACCACTGCTTCGGATCGTCCAGCGATGATTCATCATTGCGGTGAACGGTACTGCTATGAGGGGCTGATTTTACGATATCCGGCTGCGTATAAGCTTCATTCGAGATATGTTCAAGCGTCTGGATGTATTCGTCCAGATCCTCCCTGGAGTACGATTCAGTAGGCTCCAGCGTAAACGGCTGCGGTACAATATAAGGGTGATGTGAAGTCCAGTAATGCAGACCGAAATCACACATCCGCCGCGTAATATCCTCCGTCGTGACTCCGGTCTCGTCCGTGAGCTGCTTCCAGCTGTAACGCACCTGCTCCAGGCGGCGACCTTTAATATAAGGAGCGCTCGCACCGCGGATCTGAAGAATTTTGTGATAGAGATAGTTGTTATTCAGCACCGCAACCTGGGCGACATCCTTCAGCCCTTCCGGACCGAGACTCATAATCCAGGCATAAGAGCGGAGCACGGTCTGGGCCACGCCGTGGAAGCTCCGTACCTTGCCGATACTGTCACCGGTTTGCTCCGTCAGAATATAACGTCCGTCTGCACTCTTGCCCACGAGTGGGCCAGGCAGGAACGGCTTCAGTTCTTCGGTAACACCCAGTGCCCCCGTCGCCGGTCCGCCGCACATATGTGGCGCCGCAAAGGTCTTATGAAGGTTGAAGAAGCACATGTCAAAGCCTGCTTCCTTCGCCCGTGTAATTCCAAGCAGACCATTGGCATTCGCCTGATCATAATAACAAACACCGCCGGCGGCATGCACCACATCCGTGAATTCACGGATACGATGATTGTAAATCCCCGTGTCTTCCGGGTTCGCCACGACGAAGCCTGCGGTCCGCTCGGAGACGGCGTTCTTCAGCTTCTCAAGATCCGGGAATCCGTCCTCATCCGGATGCAGTGTAATAATCTTGTAGCCCTTCACTGCAGCCGTCGCGGCCTGGGAGGGATGCGAGAAGATTGTCGTGATGATCTCATCACGCTGATCTCCTTCTCCGCGTGAGTCATGGTAGGCATGGACAATGGAAGCCATGGCCAGCAGCGCCTGCGTTCCACTGCTTGGCTGGAACGAGAAGGCATCCATGCCGGAAATCTCACGCATCGCCAGATCGAGATTATGGAATATCTCCAGCATTCCCTGCACGGAATCGACATGCTGCAGCGGATGCAGCTCAGTCATGCGTGGATTGCGGATCAGCATCTCGTTAATCCGGGGAATATATTTCATCGTGCAGGTCCCCTGCCCGATTTCGACGTTCATATCTGATCCAAGCGTTTCCTGAGACAGTCTCAGATAGTGCCGAAGCACCTTGGCCTGACCAATTTCCGGCAGGGCAGGAGCTGCACTCCGTCGCATAGATGCCGGGATGCTGTCTTCCGCACAGCCAACCGCAGCTGTTACGGCTTGTTCGGTTCCCGGCGGAATAACGCCCCGCTCTCCGGACCGGTGAAGCTCGAAAATAACCGGCTCATCCCATTTAGCATGGTGGAACTGACGGACCTTATGATCTCTACGTATCCGTTTCATAGCGCTGCCTCCTCCTTTTTATGATCCGTATGATGATGTGCTGACAATGGAGCGAATTGCTTCCACTAGGCGGTCCAGATCTCCCTGCGTATGGATTTCCGTCACGCAGTACAGTGCGCACTGCCCCCACTCCGGATAAGCTGAAGACAAGTCTTTCCCTCCGAAAATACCTTCCTCCATCAAACGTTGGTTGATCTCGGCAACCGAAAGACCCGTATCATTAAAGTCAATGACGAATTCCTTGAAGAAGGCCCCGCTGAAACGGAGAGATACACCCGGAACCTCGGCGAGCTGCTTCGCAGCGTAATGCGATTTTTGAATAATAGTACCGCCGACCTCCTGCATTCCAGCCGGGCCAAGCAGTGACAAATATACGCCTGCCGTAATTCCCCATAAAGCCGTTTGGGTACCCACCGACTCCTTGCCTTTTTCCCGGAGCGCAAAGGATGTACGTTCATAAGCGACGTCCCCAAAGCCGTATTCCCCTTCTACTTCAGTTGGCACGATTCCAAACAGTCGTGAAGGATACTCCATCACATATTTCTCCTCATCACGTGTAGCGATGAAGCCCGCCTGTCCGCCGCCATAATTCATATGCATGCCCAGCGGCTGTAAATCTCCGCAAATGATATCTGCACCGTAACGTCCCGGCGGCTCCAGAACTCCGAGCGATATTGGATCAACCCCTACAATAGAAACGGCATTCGCGCCATGGGCAAGCTCCGAGATCTCGGCTCCCTGATCCTCAATGATCCCGAGGTAGCCGGGATTCTCAAAATACACGGCTGCAATGTCATTGCTTAATTTTCCGCGCAGGTCATCCAGATCGATCTGACCTGTTGCCGGATCGATCTCTACATACTGGATCTCCATGACCGGCGTGCAGTAATTACGGATAATTGCTGCTTTATCCGGATCAACCGAACGCGGCAGCAAGGCAGTTTTGCGACCTGTGATGCGGCCTGCCATGCGGATGGCGGTGGAAGCCGCCTGTGCCCAATCAAAAGTCGGAACATTCACGACATCCATATCCACCAGCTCAGCCAGCAGGCTTTGATATTCAAACAAGGCCTGGAATCTTCCATGGTCTTCGTAAGGCTCTCCGGCATAAGCGGTCACAAATTCAGAACGCTGGTTTATCTCGTCACATACGGCCGGAATAAAATGCTGCCAGCATCCGGCGCCAAGAAAATTGAGATAGTCCGCACCATGCTTGTTCTTCGCCAGCAAGCCGTCAATATGACGGCGCAGCTCGTATTCATTCATCGCTGGAGGAAGGTTCATCTCCCGGTTCAGCTTCAAGCTCTCGGGTATCGCGTCGTGAAGCTGATCCATGGATGTGAGGCCGATTTCCTTCAGCATCGCGTCCCGGACCTCCGGAACGGTATTGGGAATATAAGGATGGGCATAAGTTCTGTTGTCAGCCAAAATTAACGCCTCCGTTCTGTGTTGGAAAGAGAAATGATATATCCGTTCTAAGCGATGCCGCCTCCGTCTACGACGAGCACACTGCCGGTTACCCAGGAAGAAAGGTCGCTGGCAAGGAACAACACGGCATTGGCGATATCGCGTGGTGTGCCGAGGCGCTCCAGAGGGCGGCCGCCTGCCGAAGCGACCAGGAATGCGGCCTCATCCTGCTGCAGCTGCTTGGCTTCGTCACGCAGAAGCGGTGTATCCGTGTCTCCAGGCGATACGCAGTTAACGCGAATGTTCGAAGCACCATGATCGATAGCCATCGCTTTCGTCAGGTTGACGACGCCAGCCTTGGCCGCGCAGTAGGCTGCGGCACGGTCCCCGCCTTTCAAGCCCCAGCCGGAGCCGGTGTTAATAATGCTGCCGCCCCCGTTTTGC encodes:
- a CDS encoding glucose-1-phosphate adenylyltransferase, with product MKRKEVVAMLLAGGQGKRLKGLTKTLAKPAVYFGGTYRIIDFPLSNCSNSGIDTVGVLTQYEPLVLHSYIGVGSDWDMDRRSGGVYVLPPYEREDGTSWYRGTADAIYRNLKFIEQYDPEHVLILSGDHIYKMDYERMLDYHKEKNADCTISVIDVTLEEATRFGILNTDDDLRIYEFEEKPAKPKSTLASMGVYLFKWDILKKYLLQNLDHPDTSHDFGKDIIPLMLAEEKTLYAYPFQGYWKDVGTIDSLWEANMDLLSEYSELNLNDPEWRIYTRNPNQPAEYIAPGAKVRNCMINEGCSVYGEVNHSVLFYGVEVGEGSVVTDSVIMPQVKIGRNVRIHRAIITENMVIEDGAVIGAGREDNSEILLITNEHETAPSANAAFPTPTI
- the glgD gene encoding glucose-1-phosphate adenylyltransferase subunit GlgD, encoding MKQLMGVINLDHELDQLNELTYFRCGAAVPFAGRYRLIDFVMSNMMHAGVLDIALFVRRKYRSLMDHLGEGRPWDLDRKRGGLFILPPDWNDPSDVSTGELQHIHNNQDFFERGSAKYVVYSGSQHLSNVDFCDAYEHHLEQGADVTLIYTKVDQLQPEHQSCTRLDVDESGRVTDIHRERDHANVYMEMFIMEKEMFLTLVKQCIAHGESHFFRDAIQKNRNKLNIAGYEYKGYHAVINSLESYYRNSLDLLQPEKYNSLFREQPVHTKIKYEVPAKYLETADVSNSLVANGCQIGGAVENSILFRGVQVKEGARVHNSIIMQKCVIEENAVLENVILDKDVVISRGRQLQGDVRKPFVVAKDTAI
- the gcvPB gene encoding aminomethyl-transferring glycine dehydrogenase subunit GcvPB; translation: MKRIRRDHKVRQFHHAKWDEPVIFELHRSGERGVIPPGTEQAVTAAVGCAEDSIPASMRRSAAPALPEIGQAKVLRHYLRLSQETLGSDMNVEIGQGTCTMKYIPRINEMLIRNPRMTELHPLQHVDSVQGMLEIFHNLDLAMREISGMDAFSFQPSSGTQALLAMASIVHAYHDSRGEGDQRDEIITTIFSHPSQAATAAVKGYKIITLHPDEDGFPDLEKLKNAVSERTAGFVVANPEDTGIYNHRIREFTDVVHAAGGVCYYDQANANGLLGITRAKEAGFDMCFFNLHKTFAAPHMCGGPATGALGVTEELKPFLPGPLVGKSADGRYILTEQTGDSIGKVRSFHGVAQTVLRSYAWIMSLGPEGLKDVAQVAVLNNNYLYHKILQIRGASAPYIKGRRLEQVRYSWKQLTDETGVTTEDITRRMCDFGLHYWTSHHPYIVPQPFTLEPTESYSREDLDEYIQTLEHISNEAYTQPDIVKSAPHSSTVHRNDESSLDDPKQWCITWRAYLKKTQPEMQEQK
- the gcvPA gene encoding aminomethyl-transferring glycine dehydrogenase subunit GcvPA — encoded protein: MADNRTYAHPYIPNTVPEVRDAMLKEIGLTSMDQLHDAIPESLKLNREMNLPPAMNEYELRRHIDGLLAKNKHGADYLNFLGAGCWQHFIPAVCDEINQRSEFVTAYAGEPYEDHGRFQALFEYQSLLAELVDMDVVNVPTFDWAQAASTAIRMAGRITGRKTALLPRSVDPDKAAIIRNYCTPVMEIQYVEIDPATGQIDLDDLRGKLSNDIAAVYFENPGYLGIIEDQGAEISELAHGANAVSIVGVDPISLGVLEPPGRYGADIICGDLQPLGMHMNYGGGQAGFIATRDEEKYVMEYPSRLFGIVPTEVEGEYGFGDVAYERTSFALREKGKESVGTQTALWGITAGVYLSLLGPAGMQEVGGTIIQKSHYAAKQLAEVPGVSLRFSGAFFKEFVIDFNDTGLSVAEINQRLMEEGIFGGKDLSSAYPEWGQCALYCVTEIHTQGDLDRLVEAIRSIVSTSSYGS